From the Pseudomonas baltica genome, one window contains:
- a CDS encoding NADH:flavin oxidoreductase/NADH oxidase produces MSLLLQPFTLRQLTLRNRIVVSPMCQYSAADGLANDWHLVHLGSRAVGGAGVVFTEAVAVTEDGRITPEDLGLWHDGQIEPLQRITRFITAQGAVPAIQLAHAGRKASTWRPWLGKSGSIPVGDGGWQPVGPSKIAFDPKHTAPTELDETQIKHIIQTFVDAAKRSLTAGFKIAELHAAHGYLLHQFLSPLSNQRRDQYGGSFDNRIRFVLEVTKAVREVWPEELPLFVRVSATDWVEDGWNPDETVELARRLKQLGVDLIDVSSGGTASSAEIPTGPGYQTRFAERVRQESELATGTVGMITDPAQAEHILRTGQADLIFLARELLRDPYWPLHADDDLGGRVATWPAQYQRATHRDQPIHESDLRD; encoded by the coding sequence ATGAGCCTGCTGCTCCAACCCTTTACTTTGCGTCAGTTGACGCTGCGAAACCGCATCGTGGTCTCGCCGATGTGCCAATACTCGGCTGCCGATGGCTTGGCCAACGACTGGCATCTGGTGCACCTGGGCAGTCGCGCGGTCGGCGGCGCGGGCGTGGTGTTTACCGAGGCGGTCGCGGTCACCGAAGACGGACGCATCACCCCCGAGGACCTTGGTCTGTGGCACGACGGGCAGATCGAACCGCTGCAACGTATCACTCGCTTCATTACTGCCCAAGGTGCAGTGCCGGCCATTCAGCTGGCCCATGCCGGGCGCAAGGCCAGTACCTGGCGGCCATGGCTGGGCAAAAGTGGCAGCATCCCCGTCGGCGACGGCGGCTGGCAGCCGGTAGGGCCATCGAAAATCGCCTTCGACCCTAAGCACACCGCGCCCACCGAGCTCGATGAAACGCAGATCAAGCACATCATCCAGACCTTCGTCGACGCGGCGAAACGTTCCTTGACGGCTGGTTTCAAGATCGCCGAGTTGCACGCCGCCCACGGCTACCTGTTGCACCAGTTCCTCTCGCCGTTAAGCAATCAGCGCCGCGATCAGTACGGCGGCTCGTTCGACAACCGGATTCGTTTCGTTCTGGAAGTGACCAAGGCGGTACGTGAAGTCTGGCCAGAGGAACTGCCCCTTTTCGTGCGGGTATCGGCCACTGACTGGGTCGAAGACGGCTGGAATCCGGATGAAACCGTCGAGCTGGCACGGCGCTTGAAGCAATTGGGCGTCGACCTGATAGACGTGTCGTCGGGTGGTACCGCCAGCAGCGCCGAGATCCCGACCGGGCCCGGCTATCAGACGCGCTTCGCCGAGCGTGTGCGTCAGGAGTCGGAGCTGGCCACCGGGACGGTGGGGATGATTACCGATCCGGCGCAGGCCGAGCATATCCTGCGTACCGGTCAGGCGGATCTGATTTTCCTGGCGCGCGAATTGTTGCGCGACCCTTACTGGCCGCTGCACGCCGATGATGATCTGGGCGGCCGAGTGGCCACCTGGCCGGCGCAATACCAGCGCGCCACGCACCGGGATCAGCCGATCCACGAGTCCGATCTGCGCGACTAG
- a CDS encoding glucan biosynthesis protein D — MHRRNLLKASMAIAAYTGLSSAGLFAAQAMAATADGELEKFSFDGLKAHAKDLAGKGFVDRKQVLPATLANMNPLQFNAIKYDAKHSLWYDLHGQLDVQFFHVGMGFKTPVRMYSVDTASQQAREVHFRPELFNYADSKIDTQQLKGDLGFAGFRLFKAPEIDHHDILSFLGASYFRAVDATGQYGLSARGLAIDTYAGGPEEFPDFTKFWFEAPSKDGTRFVVYALLESPSATGAYRFDIDCQAKQVVMAIDAHINARKDIKQLGIAPMTTMFSCGTSERRMCDTIHPQIHDSDRLAMWRGNGEWICRPLNNPEHIQFNTFVDKDPKGFGLVQTDHNFASYQDTVDGYHERPSLWVEPTTPWGEGSIDLMELPTTGETLDNIVAFWTPKDPVKAGESLNYGYKLYWSALPPVSTPLAQVAATRTGMGGFTEGWAPGEHYPDVWARRFAVDFAGGGLEKLADGTHIEPVVTVSNGEVKDFQILWLPDIKGYRVLFDWYPTNDKVDPVNMRMFIKTADRTLSETWLYQYFPPAADKRKYTY; from the coding sequence ATGCACCGCCGGAACCTTCTGAAAGCCTCGATGGCCATTGCGGCTTACACCGGTCTGTCTTCTGCCGGGCTGTTCGCTGCCCAGGCCATGGCCGCCACAGCCGATGGTGAGCTGGAAAAGTTCAGCTTCGACGGGCTCAAGGCCCACGCCAAGGACCTGGCCGGCAAAGGCTTCGTGGATCGCAAGCAGGTCTTGCCTGCCACCTTGGCCAACATGAACCCGCTGCAATTCAACGCCATCAAGTACGACGCCAAGCACTCGCTGTGGTACGACCTGCACGGTCAACTGGATGTGCAGTTCTTCCACGTCGGCATGGGTTTCAAGACCCCGGTACGCATGTACAGCGTCGACACCGCCAGCCAGCAGGCGCGCGAAGTGCATTTCCGCCCCGAGCTGTTCAACTATGCCGACTCCAAGATCGACACCCAGCAGCTCAAGGGTGACCTGGGCTTTGCCGGTTTTCGCTTGTTCAAGGCACCGGAAATCGATCACCACGATATCCTCTCGTTCCTCGGCGCCAGTTACTTCCGCGCAGTGGATGCCACGGGTCAGTACGGTCTGTCGGCGCGCGGCCTGGCCATCGACACCTATGCCGGCGGCCCGGAAGAATTCCCCGACTTCACCAAGTTCTGGTTCGAGGCTCCGAGCAAGGATGGCACCCGTTTCGTGGTCTATGCCCTGCTCGAATCGCCGAGCGCCACCGGCGCCTATCGCTTCGATATCGACTGCCAGGCCAAGCAGGTGGTGATGGCCATCGACGCCCACATCAATGCCCGCAAGGACATCAAGCAACTGGGCATCGCGCCGATGACCACCATGTTCAGCTGCGGTACCAGCGAGCGCCGCATGTGCGACACCATTCACCCGCAGATCCACGACTCCGACCGCCTGGCCATGTGGCGCGGCAACGGTGAGTGGATCTGTCGGCCGCTGAACAACCCTGAGCATATCCAGTTCAACACCTTCGTCGACAAGGATCCCAAGGGCTTCGGCCTAGTGCAGACCGACCATAATTTCGCCAGCTACCAGGACACCGTCGACGGGTACCACGAGCGGCCGAGCCTTTGGGTCGAACCGACGACGCCTTGGGGTGAAGGCTCCATCGACCTGATGGAACTGCCGACCACCGGCGAGACGCTGGACAACATCGTGGCGTTCTGGACGCCCAAGGACCCGGTCAAGGCCGGTGAATCCCTCAACTATGGCTACAAGCTGTACTGGAGCGCGCTACCACCGGTCAGCACTCCGCTGGCGCAAGTGGCCGCGACGCGTACGGGCATGGGTGGGTTTACCGAAGGCTGGGCGCCGGGCGAGCACTATCCGGACGTGTGGGCACGACGCTTCGCGGTGGACTTCGCGGGCGGCGGCCTGGAGAAACTTGCGGATGGCACTCACATCGAGCCTGTGGTGACGGTGTCCAATGGCGAGGTCAAGGACTTCCAGATCCTCTGGCTGCCAGACATCAAGGGCTACCGCGTGCTGTTCGATTGGTACCCGACCAACGACAAGGTCGACCCGGTGAACATGCGCATGTTCATCAAGACGGCCGACCGCACGTTGAGCGAGACGTGGTTATACCAGTACTTCCCGCCGGCGGCGGACAAGCGCAAGTACACCTACTGA
- a CDS encoding CheR family methyltransferase: MNADERFFKYLFERIGLDVASVGSAMIERVVEQRCASAGSANLDAYWDLLQHSAAEQQALIEAVIVPETWFFRYPESFGALAGLAKKRLLELKSSRPLRFLSLPCSTGEEPYSIAMSLLDAGICPQQFKVDGIDVSPASVVRAQRAHYGRNSFRGADLSYRERYFTAVGEGYQLNAQVCEQVRLQSGNVLDPRLLASEAPYDFVFCRNLLIYFDVPTQQRVFDVLKKLTREDGALFIGPAEGSLLASMGMRPIGIPQSFAFVRDHQVPAPTPIPAPITAASRPPAAVPVRIAPPVAARAMLARTPRDAGQPVRSVGIPAVSARDSDAAILLARIATLANEGNTAQARDTCQQYLREHAPSAQVFYWLGLLSDVAGNSMEAQGFYRKALYLDPQHPEALAHLAMLLAALGDAVGARRLQERAARSERKS; encoded by the coding sequence ATGAATGCTGACGAGCGCTTCTTCAAATACCTGTTCGAGCGCATCGGTCTGGACGTGGCTTCAGTGGGCTCGGCGATGATCGAAAGGGTCGTGGAGCAACGCTGCGCCAGCGCCGGCAGCGCGAATCTGGACGCCTATTGGGACCTGCTGCAGCATTCGGCCGCCGAGCAGCAGGCTTTGATCGAGGCGGTGATCGTCCCGGAAACCTGGTTCTTCCGTTATCCCGAATCCTTCGGCGCATTGGCAGGGCTGGCGAAAAAACGTCTGCTGGAGCTCAAATCGTCACGCCCGCTGCGTTTTCTCAGCTTGCCCTGTTCGACCGGCGAGGAGCCTTACTCCATCGCCATGAGCTTGCTTGACGCGGGTATCTGCCCCCAGCAGTTCAAGGTCGACGGTATCGACGTCAGCCCCGCCTCGGTCGTTCGTGCCCAGCGCGCGCACTATGGACGCAACTCCTTTCGCGGCGCGGACTTGAGTTACCGCGAGCGATATTTCACGGCGGTGGGCGAGGGCTATCAGCTCAATGCGCAGGTGTGCGAGCAGGTTCGCTTGCAATCCGGCAATGTGCTCGACCCCAGGTTGCTCGCCAGCGAAGCGCCCTACGATTTTGTGTTTTGCCGCAATCTGTTGATCTACTTCGACGTGCCCACCCAGCAGCGCGTGTTTGACGTGTTGAAGAAGCTGACCCGCGAAGACGGCGCGCTGTTCATCGGCCCTGCCGAAGGCAGCTTGCTGGCGAGCATGGGCATGCGCCCGATCGGTATTCCTCAGTCGTTCGCCTTTGTACGCGACCATCAGGTGCCTGCGCCGACGCCGATACCTGCACCGATCACCGCTGCCAGTCGCCCGCCAGCCGCTGTGCCGGTGCGCATTGCACCTCCCGTGGCAGCGCGAGCGATGTTGGCGCGGACGCCGCGTGACGCTGGCCAGCCGGTTCGATCCGTCGGCATACCGGCAGTCTCGGCGAGAGACAGCGACGCGGCGATATTGCTGGCACGCATTGCTACGCTCGCCAATGAAGGCAACACCGCCCAGGCCCGCGATACCTGCCAGCAATACTTGCGCGAACATGCGCCCAGCGCCCAGGTGTTCTATTGGCTCGGGTTGCTCAGCGATGTCGCCGGTAATTCGATGGAGGCGCAGGGTTTCTATCGCAAGGCGTTGTATCTGGACCCTCAGCACCCCGAGGCGCTGGCGCATCTGGCCATGCTGCTGGCTGCGCTTGGTGACGCCGTGGGCGCCCGGCGCCTGCAAGAGCGCGCTGCGCGCAGTGAGCGTAAATCATGA
- a CDS encoding DUF533 domain-containing protein, with product MNTRGLLDQLLKSGQQMLQNKSAGSASHKGAPGLGDLTGLLSGAGGGALAAGAIGLLMGSKKARNVGGKVITYGGLAALGVVAYKAYSNWQANQPGQTATPPQTIDQVPAQQAEVHSQAILKALVAAAKADGHVDDRERALIEGEFVKLDADQEFQQWLHLELNKPLDPAEVARAAQTPEIAAEMYLASMMMVDEEHFMEKAYLDELARQLKLDPALRVELESQVRQL from the coding sequence ATGAATACCCGTGGATTGCTCGATCAGTTGCTCAAATCCGGCCAGCAGATGCTGCAAAACAAGTCCGCCGGTTCCGCCTCCCACAAAGGCGCACCGGGCCTGGGGGATCTGACCGGCTTGCTGTCGGGCGCGGGCGGCGGCGCACTGGCTGCCGGGGCCATCGGCCTGTTGATGGGCAGCAAGAAGGCGCGCAACGTCGGCGGCAAGGTCATCACCTATGGCGGGCTGGCCGCGCTCGGGGTGGTGGCCTACAAGGCCTACAGCAACTGGCAGGCCAACCAGCCCGGCCAGACGGCAACCCCGCCGCAGACCATCGATCAGGTGCCGGCGCAGCAAGCCGAGGTGCACAGCCAGGCGATCCTCAAGGCGCTGGTGGCTGCCGCCAAGGCTGACGGTCACGTCGATGACCGTGAGCGCGCCTTGATCGAGGGCGAGTTCGTCAAACTCGACGCCGATCAGGAGTTCCAGCAATGGTTGCATCTGGAGCTGAACAAACCGTTGGACCCTGCCGAAGTCGCCCGGGCGGCGCAAACGCCGGAAATCGCCGCTGAGATGTATCTGGCCAGCATGATGATGGTCGACGAGGAGCACTTCATGGAGAAAGCCTACCTGGATGAACTCGCCCGTCAGCTCAAGCTCGATCCGGCATTGCGCGTGGAGCTGGAATCTCAGGTGCGCCAGCTGTAA
- a CDS encoding methyl-accepting chemotaxis protein: protein MLLMIVASYTRLQKIEDSSDDVRTDSMPGVYYSSMIRSAFVDSYVYTQQLIGLSSQRELISSDEEQYKGFDARLTEQIAKYEGTIHDEADRAAFSEFKRLNTVYHDVLERTLEAYRQKHFMEAQDLAQTDLSPAWFAGRKALNAVIELNSKAAESATQQIANAVTSAKVTMGAALLVAVIAAGICGFLLMRTIMAPMEKLLRILEVMRTGDLSTRLQLDRKDEFGDLEIGFNDMMTNLTSLVSQAQRSSVQVTTSVTEIAATSKQQQATATETAATTTEIGATSREIAATSRDLVRTMTEVASAADQASLLAGSGQQGLTRMEETMHQVMGAAELVNNKLAVLNEKAGNINQVVVTIVKVADQTNLLSLNAAIEAEKAGEYGRGFAVVATEVRRLADQTAVATYDIEQMVREIQSAVSAGVMGMDKFSEEVRRGMYEVTQVGDQLNQIIHQVQALAPRVLMVNEGMQAQATGAEQINHALAQLSDASSQTVESLRQASFAIDELSQVATGLRGGVSRFKV, encoded by the coding sequence ATGTTGTTGATGATCGTCGCCTCCTACACCCGTCTGCAGAAGATCGAAGACAGCTCCGACGACGTGCGCACCGACAGCATGCCCGGGGTCTACTACAGCTCGATGATCCGTAGCGCCTTCGTCGACAGCTATGTCTACACCCAGCAGCTGATCGGCTTGAGCAGCCAGCGCGAGCTGATCAGCTCCGACGAGGAGCAGTACAAAGGGTTCGACGCACGCCTCACCGAGCAGATCGCCAAGTATGAAGGCACCATCCATGACGAGGCCGATCGGGCTGCCTTCAGCGAATTCAAACGCCTCAATACCGTCTACCACGACGTCCTCGAGCGTACCCTCGAAGCCTATCGGCAGAAGCACTTCATGGAGGCTCAGGACCTGGCTCAGACCGACTTGTCGCCAGCCTGGTTTGCAGGTCGCAAGGCGTTGAACGCGGTCATCGAACTCAACAGCAAGGCAGCCGAGAGTGCTACCCAGCAAATCGCCAATGCCGTGACGTCGGCCAAGGTCACCATGGGCGCGGCCTTGCTGGTCGCCGTGATCGCAGCGGGTATTTGCGGCTTTCTGCTGATGCGTACCATCATGGCGCCGATGGAAAAGCTCCTGCGTATTCTTGAGGTCATGCGCACCGGTGACCTCAGCACGCGTTTGCAGCTGGATCGCAAGGACGAGTTCGGCGATCTGGAAATCGGCTTCAATGACATGATGACCAACCTGACGTCCCTGGTTTCCCAGGCTCAGCGCTCTTCGGTGCAGGTCACCACCTCGGTCACCGAGATCGCTGCGACCTCCAAGCAGCAGCAAGCCACCGCGACCGAGACCGCCGCCACGACCACTGAAATCGGCGCCACATCGCGGGAAATCGCCGCGACTTCTCGCGATCTGGTGCGCACCATGACCGAGGTCGCCTCGGCGGCAGACCAGGCCTCCCTGCTGGCCGGCTCCGGTCAGCAAGGCCTGACGCGCATGGAAGAAACCATGCATCAGGTCATGGGCGCCGCTGAACTGGTCAACAACAAGCTGGCCGTGCTCAACGAAAAAGCCGGCAACATCAATCAGGTCGTGGTCACCATCGTCAAGGTCGCCGACCAGACCAACCTGCTGTCGCTCAATGCTGCCATCGAGGCCGAAAAGGCCGGAGAATATGGCCGTGGTTTCGCCGTGGTTGCGACCGAAGTGCGGCGTCTTGCCGACCAGACGGCGGTGGCCACCTACGATATCGAACAGATGGTCCGCGAAATCCAGTCCGCCGTGTCGGCAGGGGTGATGGGCATGGACAAGTTTTCCGAGGAAGTGCGTCGGGGCATGTACGAGGTCACCCAGGTGGGTGATCAACTGAACCAGATCATTCATCAGGTGCAGGCGCTGGCGCCGCGGGTGCTGATGGTCAACGAGGGCATGCAGGCTCAGGCCACCGGTGCCGAACAGATCAACCATGCGCTGGCGCAGCTGAGCGATGCCAGCAGCCAGACCGTCGAATCCCTGCGCCAGGCCAGTTTCGCCATCGACGAGCTCAGCCAGGTAGCGACCGGGTTGCGCGGTGGCGTGTCGCGATTCAAAGTCTGA
- a CDS encoding chemotaxis protein CheW encodes MTQVSTSVRAAAPATSKLFLVFQVGGQRFALAAVEVAQILPLLPLKPIPRAPGWVAGIFAHRGQVVPVIDIGALTFDRPAVARTSTRLVLVHYRGQPQQPDALLGLILEQATDTLRCDPAEFQPYGLDNPAAPYLGPVREDALGLLQWVGVQDLLDDQARTMLYAPSLAVSLHEDSLR; translated from the coding sequence ATGACCCAGGTGTCCACCTCGGTACGCGCCGCGGCGCCTGCCACCAGCAAGCTGTTTCTGGTCTTTCAGGTAGGCGGGCAACGCTTCGCCCTGGCGGCGGTAGAGGTGGCGCAGATCCTGCCGTTGTTGCCCCTCAAGCCGATCCCGCGCGCGCCCGGCTGGGTGGCGGGGATCTTCGCTCACCGCGGGCAGGTGGTGCCGGTCATCGATATCGGCGCCTTGACCTTCGATCGACCGGCCGTGGCGCGCACCAGCACGCGCCTTGTGCTGGTGCATTACCGCGGGCAGCCGCAACAGCCTGACGCCTTGCTTGGGCTGATTCTGGAGCAGGCCACCGATACCCTGCGTTGCGATCCGGCCGAGTTCCAGCCCTATGGCCTGGACAATCCGGCGGCGCCGTATCTGGGGCCGGTTCGAGAGGATGCGCTGGGGCTGCTGCAATGGGTCGGGGTCCAGGACCTGCTCGACGATCAGGCGCGCACGATGCTGTATGCGCCGAGCCTGGCTGTCAGCCTGCACGAGGATAGCCTTCGATGA
- the recJ gene encoding single-stranded-DNA-specific exonuclease RecJ, whose translation MRIEPRPLPATLPFLGDLPPLLTRLYAARGVSSEAELDKSLARLIPFQQLKGIDAAVALLVTALEQRQRILIVGDFDADGATASTVGVLGLRLLGAAHVDYLVPSRFKFGYGLTPEIVAVALEREPQLLVTVDNGISSIEGVAAAKAAGLQVLVTDHHLPGTELPAADAIVNPNQPGCEFPSKALAGVGVMFYVLMALRARLRELGWYASTPQPNIGELLDLVALGSVADVVPLDANNRILVHQGLERIRAGRARPGIKAILEVAKRDAARITSTDLGFIIGPRLNAAGRLDDMSLGIECLLSRDPASAREMAEELDGMNQDRKNIEQGMQREALAQLKELPLESMPFGLCLFDADWHQGVIGILASRLKERYHRPTIAFADAGEGLLKGSARSVPGFHIRDALEAVNARHPGLMSKFGGHAMAAGLTLTEANFAVFAEAFDTEVRRQLHAEDLTGRLLSDGALAVEEFHLELARALRHAGPWGQHFPEPLFHGVFQLAEQRVVGERHLKVVLKSECGTVKLDGIAFGVDREVWPDPTVRWVELAYKLDVNEYRGQETVQLMIAHIEPR comes from the coding sequence ATGCGTATCGAACCCCGTCCGCTGCCCGCTACCCTGCCATTTCTCGGTGATCTGCCACCCTTGTTGACGCGGTTGTACGCGGCCCGAGGTGTCAGTAGCGAGGCCGAGCTGGACAAGAGCCTGGCGCGGTTGATTCCGTTCCAGCAACTCAAAGGGATCGATGCCGCGGTGGCCCTGTTGGTCACCGCGCTGGAGCAGCGTCAGCGCATCCTGATCGTCGGCGATTTCGACGCCGACGGTGCCACCGCCAGCACGGTCGGTGTGCTGGGGTTGCGTCTGTTAGGCGCTGCCCACGTCGATTACCTGGTGCCGAGCCGCTTCAAGTTCGGCTACGGCTTGACCCCCGAGATCGTTGCCGTGGCGCTGGAGCGCGAGCCGCAGTTGCTGGTGACGGTCGATAACGGCATTTCCAGTATCGAGGGCGTGGCGGCGGCCAAGGCGGCGGGCCTGCAAGTACTGGTCACCGATCACCATTTGCCGGGTACCGAATTGCCCGCCGCCGACGCGATCGTCAATCCCAACCAGCCCGGCTGTGAGTTCCCCAGCAAGGCACTGGCCGGTGTTGGCGTGATGTTCTATGTGCTGATGGCGCTGCGGGCACGTCTGCGCGAGTTGGGCTGGTATGCCAGCACGCCGCAGCCGAATATCGGCGAACTGCTCGACCTGGTGGCCTTGGGCAGCGTTGCCGACGTGGTGCCGCTGGACGCCAACAATCGCATTCTCGTGCATCAGGGCCTGGAGCGCATCCGTGCCGGCCGCGCCCGTCCGGGTATCAAGGCGATTCTGGAAGTGGCCAAGCGCGATGCCGCCCGCATCACCTCCACCGACCTGGGTTTTATCATCGGCCCGCGGCTCAACGCGGCTGGACGCCTGGACGACATGAGCCTGGGGATCGAATGCCTGCTCAGTCGCGATCCGGCCAGCGCCCGGGAGATGGCCGAAGAACTGGACGGCATGAACCAGGATCGTAAAAACATCGAGCAAGGCATGCAGCGTGAAGCCTTGGCGCAGCTCAAGGAACTGCCGCTGGAGTCGATGCCGTTCGGCCTGTGCCTGTTCGACGCCGACTGGCACCAAGGGGTGATCGGGATTCTCGCTTCACGCCTCAAGGAGCGTTACCACCGCCCGACCATCGCCTTTGCCGATGCGGGGGAGGGGCTGCTCAAGGGCTCGGCGCGTTCGGTGCCGGGTTTCCATATTCGCGATGCGCTCGAAGCGGTCAATGCTCGCCATCCGGGCTTGATGAGCAAGTTCGGTGGGCACGCCATGGCGGCAGGCCTGACCCTGACCGAGGCCAATTTTGCGGTCTTTGCCGAGGCCTTCGACACGGAGGTCCGCCGTCAGCTGCACGCTGAGGACCTGACCGGCCGGCTGCTGTCGGACGGCGCGCTGGCGGTCGAGGAGTTTCACCTCGAACTGGCCCGTGCGCTGCGCCATGCCGGGCCTTGGGGCCAGCATTTCCCCGAGCCGCTGTTCCATGGTGTGTTTCAGCTGGCCGAGCAGCGGGTAGTGGGCGAGCGTCATCTCAAGGTCGTGCTCAAGAGTGAGTGCGGCACGGTCAAGCTCGATGGCATTGCCTTTGGCGTCGACCGTGAGGTATGGCCCGACCCGACCGTGCGCTGGGTGGAACTGGCCTACAAACTCGACGTCAACGAGTACCGCGGGCAAGAAACCGTGCAGTTGATGATCGCCCACATAGAGCCTCGCTAG
- a CDS encoding chemotaxis protein CheW, with protein sequence MIERQVMDVIVDDQPIDDCWNRIGVRGDKSCPLLAEHIHCRNCAVYAAAAVRLLDRYSLGQQDIAALQYSELRGKVENRSLLVFRLADEWLALATRCLVEVAPLQPVHSLPHQRSRALLGVANVRGALVACLSLGELLGVDPDTVVASTARVTPRMLILAAENGSVVVPVDEVDAIHRIDLSDIQAGETPSAVAGARFTRAVMQFKGRSLRVLDDELLMSAVTRSLT encoded by the coding sequence ATGATCGAGCGCCAAGTGATGGACGTCATCGTCGACGATCAGCCGATCGACGACTGCTGGAACCGCATCGGCGTGCGGGGCGACAAATCCTGCCCGCTATTGGCCGAGCATATTCATTGCCGCAACTGCGCGGTATACGCCGCGGCGGCGGTGCGCCTGCTGGATCGCTACAGCCTTGGCCAGCAGGACATCGCGGCGCTGCAGTACAGTGAATTGCGTGGCAAGGTCGAAAACCGCTCGTTGCTGGTCTTCCGGCTCGCCGACGAGTGGCTGGCGCTGGCCACTCGCTGCCTGGTCGAGGTCGCGCCGTTGCAACCGGTGCACTCCTTGCCGCACCAGCGCTCGCGCGCTTTGCTGGGCGTCGCCAACGTGCGCGGCGCGCTGGTGGCCTGCCTGTCGCTGGGCGAACTGCTGGGCGTCGACCCCGATACCGTAGTTGCCAGCACTGCGCGCGTGACGCCGCGGATGTTGATTCTGGCGGCGGAAAACGGCTCGGTGGTGGTGCCGGTGGACGAAGTCGATGCGATCCACCGCATCGATCTGTCGGATATTCAAGCCGGCGAAACGCCCAGCGCGGTCGCTGGCGCGCGCTTCACCCGAGCGGTAATGCAATTCAAGGGGCGCAGTTTGCGAGTACTGGATGACGAATTGCTGATGTCGGCTGTGACCCGGAGCCTGACATGA